A single Cryptococcus neoformans var. grubii H99 chromosome 7, complete sequence DNA region contains:
- a CDS encoding V-type ATPase, F subunit, with protein sequence MASNTPNPKDRNLIAVIGDEDSVTGLLLAGIGHINQHQKKNFLIVDGKTQTSVIESAFQDFTERKDVAILLINQHIAERIRPTVDRYQAAFPALLEIPSKEHPYDPAKDSVLKRVQKLRGD encoded by the exons ATGGCATCCAATACTCCCAACCCTAAGGATAGAAACCTCATAGCAGTAATCGGCGACGAA GATTCAGTGACAGGGTTGCTTCTTGCCGGCATCGGTCATATAAATCAAcatcagaagaagaacttTCTGATCGTTGACGGAA AGACTCAAACAAGCGTCATTGAGTCCGCTTTTCAAGATTTCACTGAGCGCAAGGATGTTGCTATACTGCTCATTAACCAGCAC ATTGCTGAGCGGATAAGGCCAACCGTTGACAGGTACCAGGCTGCCTTTCCTGCGTTGCTAGAGATTCCCAGTAAAGAACACCCATACG ACCCGGCAAAAGATTCTGTCCTCAAGAGAGTCCAAAAGCTTAGGGGAGATTGA
- a CDS encoding membrane protein yields the protein MDCHKSHRTTQTSSNFPQRFQLSTFNRFFSSVKLLTLPAILSNINHSLLTMSETKLPSGHDEAVERHLTNDNASFAPSNGATGYHGTGGPMTRFITPGGHPMDTSQPAFPVFHRKFGNPAPLGLISFAATTFLLSLFNVSARGVTVHNVILGMALGYGGLCQIIVGIEEWACGNTFGATAFCSYGGFWLSFAALYIPQFEVLASYDDPAMLDSALGLYLVAWALVTFILLLACLRSSVALIAVFVFLDITFWLLAAGYLAPSTNATKAGGAFGIVTAAVAAYTGLAGMLTKDTSYFILPVGDLSRST from the exons ATGGATTGTCATAAATCACACCGCACGACCCAAACATCCTCAAATTTCCCTCAACGCTTTCAACTTTCTACTTTCAACAgattcttctcttctgtaAAGTTACTTACTCTCCCAGCCATCCTCAGCAACATCAACCACTCTCTTCTGACAATGTCTGAAACGAAGCTCCCCAGCGGTCACGATGAGGCAGTAGAACGACACTTGACAAACGACAACGCGTCCTTCGCACCCTCCAATGGTGCTACTGGTTATCACGGAACAGGTGGACCAATGACAAGGTTCATAACTCCAGGTGGCCATCCTATGGACACAAGTCAGCCAGCCTTCCCTGTATTCCACAGGAAATTTGGCAATCCTGCCCCCTTGGGCCTGATCAG TTTCGCAGCCACTACATTTCTGctttccctcttcaacGTCTCAGCTCGGGGTGTCACGGTACATAACGTGATACTTGGCATGGCCTTAGGTTATGGAGGTCTATGTCAGATCATCGTGGGGATCGAAGAATGGGCGTGCGGTAACACATTTGGT GCAACGGCATTCTGCTCTTACGGCGGCTTTTGGCTTTCTTTCGCAG CTCTCTACATTCCACAATTTGAAGTGCTCGCTTCGTATGACGATCCGGCCATGCTTGACAGCGCATTGGGTCTGTACCTTGTTGCCTGGGCCCTTgtcaccttcatcctcttgcTTGCCTGTCTTCGATCGTCCGTCGCCCTCATTGCTGTATTCGTTTTCCTCGACATCACCTTCTGGTTGCT CGCCGCGGGATATTTGGCACCAAGCACTAACGCTACCAAGGCTGGCGGCGCTTTCGGTATC GTAACTGCAGCGGTAGCTGCATACACAGGACTTGCTGGGATGCTTACCAAGGATACCAGCTacttcattcttcctgTCGGCGACCTTTCTCGCAGCACTTGA
- a CDS encoding phospholipase, giving the protein MSVPSPDARLEEPPVLLAVPALDVRWVHAGAQQLNLLPTPITSASNSFEAFSKSESSRIELRWQSISESDRLKTIKSWGRNDGEGAFQSQEEIVKQGEEIGHNEEAAKESKGCDAIDRPDAHPVDSKMKREDAEEHLDLDVDDMSSEEQINKQYHALLLEARGKNDDLDLVQGVPVSQDSLFEVSLSTLSLHPVFWAHTGPRVAVLRGTWFVNDESRPCCWELAEELEKAYLEIQPWQRSYSHELATALSLGTSGEEKIKYTLPSKFGDGLGIIFEDGAKGRIVTSGTLTYITRLFWSSLKAQSAGTYVYRGYSAARSAKVEPAADTTATLMDPEGKGHVNTKSHSYEGYEKDYTQDGCLNLPENQKHNQPLAALDTAFKDVRETAGQAIEGMKEGFKDYDLREERRQAPASGSNDDERRALEEQNAPLVHDTEDVNPCTDLILVVHGIGQQLAAQNEAYNFVKQTSNPAVASIIRDRRCQVLPVQWRTSLNLDERKTEEELLHGIDNRFTISGKYSSSIDDITIHRSIPYVRELTNSVLLDIPLFMSHHRQKMIEAVCTQANKLYRLWIARNPHFQEYGRVHIIAHSLGSALVAHILSNQPTKMPRLSQLPKQVISETMDRFLFNTSNLFLVGSPLGIFLHLEQAQLMPRKGRERTMQSPADEALDRAGRFGCLAIDSLYNVFYHTDPIAYQLNAAVDSQLASQRPPLAIMSMTAPFYAPVADSISSISRYIPAILGGGGGNDIRSGNRPGIFRLPSGIEMTGPNGEEKLQGSRGERRFSALNPHGNVDFFLPSAGVNEYLDMLTAHLSYWTDSSFAAFLLTEIFSTRLDLMRTGMGLANQPPPENGANI; this is encoded by the exons ATGTCTGTTCCCTCTCCCGATGCCCGGCTGGAGGAACCTCCCGTTCTTCTTGCAGTGCCTGCTTTAGACGTACGATGGGTACACGCAGGTGCTCAACAactcaatcttcttccaaccccTATCACTTCTGCTTCAAACAGCTTTGAAGCTTTCTCAAAAAGCGAGTCCTCAAGGATAGAACTACGGTGGCAAAGTATATCGGAGTCTGATAGGCTCAAAACAATCAAATCGTGGGGAAGAAATGACGGCGAGGGGGCTTTTCAAAGTCAAGAGGAAATAGTAAAacaaggagaggagatcGGTCATAATGAGGAGGCTGCTAAAGAGAGTAAAGGATGCGACGCGATAGATCGGCCAGATGCACATCCAGTTGATTCCaaaatgaagagagaagatgcaGAGGAGCATTTGGATCTGGACGTGGATGATATGTCATCTGAAGAACAAATCAACAAGCAGTATCATGCATTATTACTCGAAGCTAGGGGAAAGAACGATGACTTGGATTTAGTCCAAGGCGTTCCCGTCAGTCAA GACTCATTATTTGAGGTATCACTATCCACTCTGTCGCTTCATCCAGTATTTTGGGCTCATACAGGCCCACGAGTGGCAGTGTTGCGGGGAACATGGTTTGTAAATGACGAATCGAGGCCTTGCTGCTGGGAGCTTGCCGAGGAACTGGAGAAGGCTTACCT GGAGATTCAACCGTGGCAA CGATCATACAGTCACGAACTCGCTACGGCACTATCGCTGGGAACCTCAGGGGAGGAAAAAATCAAATATACGCTTCCTTCGAAATTCGGAGATGGTCTGGGCATTATATTTGAAGACGGTGCAAAAGGCCGCATTGTAAC GTCCGGAACTCTCACATATATCACACGCTTGTTTTGGTCTTCTTTAAAAGCCCAGTCGGCTGGCACATATGTCTATCGGGGCTACAGCGCTGCGCGTTCGGCGAAAGTAGAGCCGGCAGCAGATACTACCGCTACTCTCATGGATCCAGAAGGGAAAGGTCACGTCAATACCAAAAGCCATTCTTACGAAGGTTACGAAAAGGACTATACTCAGGATGGATGTCTTAATTTGCCCGAGAACCAAAAGCACAACCAGCCCTTAGCTGCTCTGGACACTGCATTCAAAGACGTGAGGGAGACCGCAGGACAGGCCATAGAAGGAATGAAAGAGGGATTCAAAGATTACGATCTTCGAGAAGAGCGACGCCAAGCTCCAGCGTCAGGAagcaatgatgatgaacgAAGGGCGCTGGAAGAGCAAAATGCTCCTTTA GTTCACGACACCGAAGACGTAAATCCATGTACTGACCTTATTCTTGTAGTACATGGCATAG GGCAGCAGCTTGCTGCTCAGAACGAGGCATATAACTTCGT AAAGCAAACCTCCAACCCTGCAGTTGCTTCAATCATAAGAGATCGAAGATGTCAA GTACTTCCAGTACAATGGCGAACATCTCTCAACCTGGATGAACGGAaaactgaagaagagctgcTCCACGGGATAGACAACCGTTTTACCATATCTGGAAAGTATTCGTCAAGCATTGATG ATATCACGATACATCGCTCAATCCCATATGTCCGTGAACTTACCAACTCT GTACTACTGGATATACCTCTTTTTATGTCACATCATAGACAAAAAATGATTGAGGCCGTCTGTACGCAGGCTAATAAACTTTATCGCCTTTGGATTGCTAGAAACCCACACTTTCAAGAGTATGGAAGAGTCCATATCATTGCTCACTCC CTTGGATCCGCTCTGGTAGCCCATATTTTATCCAATCAACCCACTAAAATGCCACGATTATCACAGCTTCCTAAACAGGTCATCTCCGAAACAATGGACCGCTTTCTTTTCAATACAAGCAATCTTTTTCTTGTAGGCAGCCCTCTTGGGATATTCTTGCACCTTGAGCAAGCTCAACTTATGCCGAGAAAGGGGAGGGAAAGGACTATGC AATCGCCAGCTGATGAAGCG CTTGACCGAGCGGGAAGATTCGGATGCTTGGCTATAGATTC CCTTTACAATGTCTTCTACCATACGGACCCTATCGC CTATCAACTGAATGCAGCTGTCGACTCCCAATTAGCATCTCAAAGGCCCCCTCTCGCCATAATGTCCATGACAGCTCCCTTTTATGCTCCTGTCGCAGATAGCATTAGTTCTATCTCAAGATATATACCCGCCATACTTGGAGGGGGTGGGGGCAATGATATAAGGTCCGGTAATAGGCCCGGTATCTTCCGACTCCCGAGTGGGATCGAG ATGACTGGTCCTAATGGCGAAGAGAAACTCCAAGGATCTCGAGGCGAACGACGATTTTCTGCTCTAAATCCACATGGCAACGTGGATTTCTTCTTGCCGTCGGCTGGAGTTAACGAGTATCTAG ACATGTTGACTGCGCATCTTTCGTATTGGACAGACTCTTCTTTTGCGGCATTTCTCCTGACTGAGATATTTTCTACCCGATTAGATCTAATGAGGACTGGGATGGGCTTAGCAAATCAACCACCGCCTGAAAATGGTGCGAATATCTGA
- a CDS encoding neutral amino acid transporter, which yields MGVDIEMYGKDSTSTAIVEPTTFPVLDTKLGDDIPDFNDPERDAVFGEHKEGQVNYRSVGMLKSVVLMIKLTIALGVLAMPQVLLDVGAVPGVIIIIAVALLTTWSGLVIGQFKRNHPEVYSMDGVGYVLAGKWGREFFSFVYPLFMVFLCGSGYITLSIAFNAITGHATCTVVWAVIGMVVTFAFASLQTLGKVSILGWIGFCSVMSAILIITIAVGVEDRPEAAPSTGPWEKDVHAFRSDGTFLNGMSAVSTVVFAYCGTPAFFNVIGEMREPKRFNHALYSAQSVCSAVYLTIGIVVYYYCGQYLSNPALGSAGLLIKKIAYGVALPGLFVGCILYTHVGAKMVFVRLLRGSAHLTAPSFTHWAVWLGTVGTCVFIAFILAESIPFFGDFVSLIGATLGTFLCFITEGWMWLHDNWGHRKTDKSLRFKSLVALNVFLIVLGIFIVITGTWASVVSINDSYKNGAITSPFSCADNSG from the exons ATGGGGGTTGACATCGAAATGTACGGCAAAGACTCGACCTCTACAGCAATTGTAGAGCCGACGACGTTTCCGGTCTTGGACACGAAGTTAGGTGATGATATACCCGATTTCAACGATCCCGAAAGAGACGCTGTCTTTGGTGAGCACAAAGAGGGGCAAGTTAACTATAGATCCGTCGGAAT GCTGAAGTCAGTCGTATTGATGATTAAACTTACGATTGCTTTGGGCGTACTGGCCATGCCTCAAGTCCTTTTGGATG TTGGGGCTGTACCAGGGGTGATCA TCATCATTGCTGTGGCGTTGTTGACCACTTGGAGTGGCCTTGTTATTGGCCAGTTTAAGCGGAACCATCCGGAAGTATATTCAATGGATGGTGTGGGCTATGTCCTTGCAG GGAAATGGGGTCGAGaattcttttctttcgtCTATCCACTTTTCATGGTTTTCTTGTGTGGTTCCGGTTATATCACACTCTCTATTGCCTTTAATGCTATTACCGGTCATGCCACTTGTACCGTCGTCTGGGCAGTGATC GGCATGGTCGTCACATTTGCATTCGCTTCTCTTCAAACCCTAGGCAAGGTGTCCATTTTAGGATGGATAGGTTTTTGCTCCGTTATGTCTGCCATCCTTATTATCACCATTGCCGTAGGAGTCGAAGACCGCCCAGAAGCTGCGCCTTCGACTGGTCCCTGGGAGAAAGACGTTCACGCCTTCAGGTCTGATGGGACGTTTTTGAACGGAATGAGCGCGGTATCTACCGTCGTCTTTGCTTACTGTGGCACACCCGCTTTTTTCAATGTAATCGGGGAGATGCGTGAGCCAAAACGATTTAATCATGCTCTTTACTCTGCGCAGTCTGTCTGCTCCGCCGTTTATTTGACCATCGGTATCGTCgtttattattattgcGGCCAATATCTTTCCAACCCCGCGCTTGGATCTGCCGGTCTCCTAATCAAGAAAATTGCATATGGAGTTGCCCTCCCCGGTCTATTCGTCGGCTGTATTCTTTATACACATGTGGGAGCTAAAATGGTCTTTGTGAGGTTGCTCCG AGGCTCTGCTCACCTGACTGCGCCTTCATTCACTCATTGGGCGGTCTGGCTCGGCACGGTCGGTACTTGTGTCTTTATTGCGTTTATTCTGGCGGAAT CAATTCCATTTTTTGGAGATTTTGTCAGTCTCATCGGTGCAACTCTGGGCACGTTCCTTTGTTTCATCACAGAAGGCTGGATGTGGTTGCATGATAACTGGGGTCATCGCAAAACAGATAAATCCTTGCGCTTTAAATCTCTCGTCGCCCTCAACgttttcctcatcgtcctGGGCATTTTCATTGTTATCACGGGTACTTGGGCCTCCGTGGTCAGCATTAATGACTCTTACAAAAACGGCGCGATCACTAGCCCATTCTCTTGCGCCGATAACAGCGGTTAA
- a CDS encoding pre-mRNA-splicing factor ini1: MSKHHPDLLMCRRQPGIAIGRMCEKCDGKCPVCDSYVRPMTLVRICDECSFGTTAGKCIVCSSPAISDAYYCTECTRLEKDRDGCPRIINMGASRVDAFYERKKLGLEKGGGFKKG, encoded by the exons ATG TCTAAACACCACCCTGATCTGCTAATGTGCCGAAGGCAACCGGGGATAG CTATTGGCCGCATGTGTGAAAAGTGCGATGGCAAGTG TCCTGTCTGTGACTCGTACGTAAGACCCATGACTTTAGTAAGGATTTGCGATGAATGCTCTT TTGGAACAACCGCAGGTAAATGTATAGTCTGCTCATCCCCTG CCATATCGGATGCCTATTATTGCACGGAATGTACTAGACTAGAAAAGGATCGAGATGGGTGTCCGCGAATCATCAAC ATGGGGGCAAGTCGGGTGGATGCCTTCTACGAACGAAAAAAACTAGG ACTCGAAAAAGGCGGAGGTTTCAAAAAAGGATAG
- a CDS encoding tyrosine aminotransferase has product MRLDPNDRDRLINDQESSPIAHANVYDTGIQLPKNRQEWNIRVSPAAYLSCNPIRKTLSSITSKPRLTQQPLINLGLGDPTHYSLHPPPPNAIAAVNKALESGCANGYLNGVGSVEARQAVATYHERWDGVHYGVDNIVLTHGVGQGLDLVFSVLLPPASLESSNILLPRPGFSQYATLLASLGTEIRYYNCIEKDRWETDINMLDNFCDENTRAILITNPNNPCGSNYSREHLMDIISIAEKHKIPIISDEIYGHMTWDAPFIPMASLSTSVPVLTLSGLSKRFLLPGWRFGWVALYDPLNVADDIKRGIAVWGNRFMGPNSLIQGALPELLKTDPSWFEQVVGKIKCNAHIIFKAVNDIPGLSCSFPTGALYVLVRISRSKFPHLQDDVAFATALYCEEAVFVLPGVCFDSPGYLRIVLASPANVMEEVVRRLRSFCHRNHRG; this is encoded by the exons ATGCGTCTTGACCCTAACGACCGCGATAGGCTTATCAACGATCAAGAATCATCCCCCATTGCGCATGCCAACGTATACGATACGGGGATTCAGCTACCGAAGAATCGTCAGGAATGGAACATTAGGGTGTCCCCTGCTGCA TATCTTTCATGTAATCCCATCCGCAAGACGCTCAGTTCCATAACATCCAAGCCTCGATTGACCCAACAGCCGCTTATCAATTTAGGACTTGGTGATCCTACTCACTACTCGCTgcatccacctcctcccaatGCTATAGCTGCAGTGAATAAAGCATTGGAGAGTGGGTGTGCGAATGGTTACCTCAATGGCGTTGGATCTGTAGAGGCGCGCCAGGCCGTCGCTACATACCATGAACGTTGGGATGGTGTACATTACGGCGTCGATAATATTGTTCTA ACTCACGGTGTTGGTCAAGGTCTCGACCTTGTATTCTCCGTACTTCTTCCTCCGGCTTCTCTAGAGTCCTCCAATATCCTTTTGCCTCGACCGGGTTTCTCTCAATACGCAACTCTACTGGCAAGTCTTGGAACAGAAATACGCTATTACAACTGTATTGAAAAGGATAGATGGGAAACTGATATCAATATGCTGGATAATTTTTGCGACGAGAACACACGAGCTATTTTGATC ACGAATCCGAATAACCCTTGTGGTAGCAATTACAGTCGAGAACACTTGATGGATATCATCTCAATCGCAGAGAAACACAAGATTCCCATAATTTCGGATGAGATATATGGACACATG ACATGGGACGCGCCTTTCATTCCTATGGCTTCCCTTTCTACTTCAGTGCCTGTCCTTACTCTGTCTGGACTTTCAAAGCGATTTTTGCTCCCTGGGTGGCGATTTGGCTGGGTAGCACTGTACGATCCCCTTAATGTCGCTGATGATATCAAACGAGGCATTGCTGTGTGGGGTAACAGGTTTATGGGACCGAATAGTTTGATCCAGGGAGCTCTTCCAGAGTTGCTCAAGACAGATCCCTCATGGTTTGAGCAGGTGGTAGGGAAAATCAAG TGTAATGCCCATATTATTTTCAAAGCTGTTAACGATATCCCTGGGCTGTCATGCTCGTTTCCTACCGGTGCTCTATATGTGTTGGTGCGCATTAGTCGTTCCAAATTCCCCCACCTGCAAGACGACGTTGCTTTTGCTACTGCTCTCTAttgtgaagaagctgtCTTTGTCTTGCCAGGAGTGTGCTTTGATTCCCCCGGATATTTGCGGATAGTGCTAGCCTCTCCTGCCAACGTAATGGAGGAAGTCGTCCGACGGCTGAGATCATTCTGCCACCGAAATCATAGAGGCTGA
- a CDS encoding HAL protein kinase, translated as MSSLSQEGISGASADNAGEDVQPADTVGNARSVNMRDLSHVFEASLQMPPKSQPGSTVATPSLSPSLISTAEWEQEFASSPPAISAVHTSPVPSASVTSRQTEQPSILDSHYLSPIPSSPNQKPVTSPLGAPDLSQRTLSPEHAFPFPSAKHITPSNPPAAGSGQVFAGLSRPNSSASNDGTSASLAGKNQDNSAAMKSVSRSESIAANINGHDIISHASGEKRPGAAVKSGRSSSSAAKPPAELISKKSFFHKMFHPNQDKHDGKSTSGQSRLHLDLPRDALSNGLASGRVSPSIMGPNTTESPPLTPSGNISDIDSRPPSRAPSRPPSVKRQNSVPGHDISVQAFVDPKNAVTPPVGVLAPQPQRRLSQRSAGSPSRRSASAAQGGTAKKDEPAGNIGTKFTLKDLVGLGDNKVKKASAAGSAKGSDRGSTRGSEIGDNNSTASLLKKYGVCDRAAIGKGATAVVRLAHKWDRREEKLYAVKEFRKRRKNETEKDYVKKLTSEFCISSTLHHINVVETVDLVQDEAHHWCEVMEYCPGGDLYAAIKKGGMSSQEVECSFKQIMQGIAYLHSMGVAHRDIKPENLLLDGRGHVKITDFGVSDVFRMCWEKKTHMSKGLCGSEPYIAPELFEQKEYDARLVDVWAAAIVFYCMQFQELPWRVAKPSDPTFATYMQQYKPQHVVDASGGTHHPTPPPLNNLIPRECRGVIKHMLDPDPKTRWTVDEALKDKWLGNVEVCQEGQENSHKHTTAGMDIVKV; from the exons ATGTCGTCGTTATCTCAAGAAGGCATTTCTGGAGCTTCAGCGGACAACGCTGGGGAAGACGTGCAGCCTGCAGATACTGTTGGCAAT GCGCGGTCTGTGAATATGAGGGACTTGTCTCATGTATTTGAGGCATCTTTGCAGATGCCCCCCAAATCACAGCCGGGCAGTACCGTCGCCACTCCATCGTTGTCTCCCAGTTTAATCTCTACTGCGGAATGGGAGCAGGAATTCGCAAGCTCTCCCCCTGCTATTTCTGCCGTTCACACTAGTCCTGTTCCATCTGCCTCTGTCACAAGCAGACAAACTGAACAACCCTCCATCCTTGATTCTCATTATCTGTCACCTATTCCTTCAAGCCCTAATCAAAAACCTGTGACGTCGCCTCTTGGCGCCCCTGACTTGTCACAGAGGACTCTCTCTCCAGAGCATGcgtttccctttcccagtG CCAAACATATAACGCCATCTAATCCACCTGCGGCGGGTAGTGGCCAAGTATTTGCTGGTTTGTCAAGACCCAATTCTTCTGCGAGTAACGATGGCACCTCCGCCTCGCTGGCCGGAAAAAACCAGGATAACTCCGCCGCTATGAAATCCGTTAGCCGCTCGGAGTCTATCGCAGCCAATATAAATGGTCATGATATCATAAGCCATGCGTCAGGAGAAAAACGTCCAGGGGCAGCTGTCAAGTCTGGGCggtcatcctcatctgccGCGAAACCACCTGCAGAGCTGATCTCTAAAaagtccttcttccataaAATGTTCCATCCAAATCAGGACAAACATGATGGGAAAAGTACTTCTGGGCAAAGCAGGCTTCATCTTGATCTCCCGCGCGATGCGCTCAGCAATGGCCTAGCGAGTGGCCGAGTTAGTCCGTCTATTATGGGACCGAACACCACTGAGTCGCCTCCACTTACGCCCTCTGGCAATATCTCTGATATTGACTCACGACCTCCATCTCGAGCGCCAAGTCGACCTCCTAGCGTCAAACGTCAAAACTCGGTCCCTGGCCACGATATTTCTGTTCAAGCTTTTGTTGATCCAAAGAATGCTGTCACGCCTCCTGTAGGTGTACTGGCTCCTCAGCCCCAGCGCCGATTATCACAGAGGTCAGCTGGCTCTCCTAGTCGCCGATCTGCTTCTGCCGCACAAGGGGGCACtgcaaagaaggatgagcCCGCGGGAAACATTGGAACTAAATTTACTCTCAAGGATCTTGTCGGACTGGGAGATAATAAGGTTAAAAAAGCCTCTGCAGCAGGTTCGGCCAAAGGCTCGGATCGTGGGTCAACCAGGGGGAGTGAAATAGGAGACAACAATAGCACAGCATCGTTGTTAAAAAAGTATGGTGTATGTGATCGTGCGGCCATTGGCAAGGGGGCCACAGCAGTCGTCAGATTAGCACACAAATGGGAcagaagggaagaaaaacTGTACGCGGTGAAA GAGTTCCGTAAGCGTCGTAAAAACGAGACAGAAAAGGATTACGTCAAGAAACTCACTTCAGAGTTCTGCATATCTTCAACCTTGCACCATATCAATGTTGTTGAGACAGTTGATTTAGTGCAAGATGAAGCACATCATTGGTGTGAAGTCATGGAATATTGTCCCGGAGGCGATCTCTATGCAGCAATCAAGAAGGGCGGCATGTCTAGCCAAGAGGTAGAGTGCTCATTCAAGCAGATAATGCAAGGCATTGCATATCTTCATTCCATGGGAGTGGCTCATCGAGATATAAAGCCTGAGAATTTGCTTTtagatggaagaggacatGTCAAG ATAACCGATTTCGGTGTTTCAGATGTGTTCAGAATGtgttgggagaagaagacgcaCATGAGCAAAGGCTTATGTGGGTCGGAGCCTTATATAGCGCCGGAGCTGTTTGAACAAAAAG AGTACGATGCTCGTCTTGTTGACGTGTGGGCTGCCGCTATCGTATTCTACTGCATGCAGTTTCAAGAACTGCCGTGGAGAGTTGCAAAGCCAAGCGATCCGACATTTGCCACCTATATGCAGCAATACAAACCACAACACGTTGTGGACGCCAGTGGCGGAACCCACCATCCTacaccacctcctcttAACAACTTGATCCCCAGAGAATGCCGCGGTGTGATCAAACACATGCTTGATCCAGATCCCAAGACTAGATGGACCGTGGATGAGGCGCTAAAGGACAAATGGCTTGGCAATGTTGAGGTCTGTCAGGAAGGCCAGGAAAATAGTCACAAGCACACCACGGCCGGGATGGATATCGTCAAAGTGTAG
- a CDS encoding tyrosine aminotransferase, variant, whose translation MRLDPNDRDRLINDQESSPIAHANVYDTGIQLPKNRQEWNIRVSPAATLSSITSKPRLTQQPLINLGLGDPTHYSLHPPPPNAIAAVNKALESGCANGYLNGVGSVEARQAVATYHERWDGVHYGVDNIVLTHGVGQGLDLVFSVLLPPASLESSNILLPRPGFSQYATLLASLGTEIRYYNCIEKDRWETDINMLDNFCDENTRAILITNPNNPCGSNYSREHLMDIISIAEKHKIPIISDEIYGHMTWDAPFIPMASLSTSVPVLTLSGLSKRFLLPGWRFGWVALYDPLNVADDIKRGIAVWGNRFMGPNSLIQGALPELLKTDPSWFEQVVGKIKCNAHIIFKAVNDIPGLSCSFPTGALYVLVRISRSKFPHLQDDVAFATALYCEEAVFVLPGVCFDSPGYLRIVLASPANVMEEVVRRLRSFCHRNHRG comes from the exons ATGCGTCTTGACCCTAACGACCGCGATAGGCTTATCAACGATCAAGAATCATCCCCCATTGCGCATGCCAACGTATACGATACGGGGATTCAGCTACCGAAGAATCGTCAGGAATGGAACATTAGGGTGTCCCCTGCTGCA ACGCTCAGTTCCATAACATCCAAGCCTCGATTGACCCAACAGCCGCTTATCAATTTAGGACTTGGTGATCCTACTCACTACTCGCTgcatccacctcctcccaatGCTATAGCTGCAGTGAATAAAGCATTGGAGAGTGGGTGTGCGAATGGTTACCTCAATGGCGTTGGATCTGTAGAGGCGCGCCAGGCCGTCGCTACATACCATGAACGTTGGGATGGTGTACATTACGGCGTCGATAATATTGTTCTA ACTCACGGTGTTGGTCAAGGTCTCGACCTTGTATTCTCCGTACTTCTTCCTCCGGCTTCTCTAGAGTCCTCCAATATCCTTTTGCCTCGACCGGGTTTCTCTCAATACGCAACTCTACTGGCAAGTCTTGGAACAGAAATACGCTATTACAACTGTATTGAAAAGGATAGATGGGAAACTGATATCAATATGCTGGATAATTTTTGCGACGAGAACACACGAGCTATTTTGATC ACGAATCCGAATAACCCTTGTGGTAGCAATTACAGTCGAGAACACTTGATGGATATCATCTCAATCGCAGAGAAACACAAGATTCCCATAATTTCGGATGAGATATATGGACACATG ACATGGGACGCGCCTTTCATTCCTATGGCTTCCCTTTCTACTTCAGTGCCTGTCCTTACTCTGTCTGGACTTTCAAAGCGATTTTTGCTCCCTGGGTGGCGATTTGGCTGGGTAGCACTGTACGATCCCCTTAATGTCGCTGATGATATCAAACGAGGCATTGCTGTGTGGGGTAACAGGTTTATGGGACCGAATAGTTTGATCCAGGGAGCTCTTCCAGAGTTGCTCAAGACAGATCCCTCATGGTTTGAGCAGGTGGTAGGGAAAATCAAG TGTAATGCCCATATTATTTTCAAAGCTGTTAACGATATCCCTGGGCTGTCATGCTCGTTTCCTACCGGTGCTCTATATGTGTTGGTGCGCATTAGTCGTTCCAAATTCCCCCACCTGCAAGACGACGTTGCTTTTGCTACTGCTCTCTAttgtgaagaagctgtCTTTGTCTTGCCAGGAGTGTGCTTTGATTCCCCCGGATATTTGCGGATAGTGCTAGCCTCTCCTGCCAACGTAATGGAGGAAGTCGTCCGACGGCTGAGATCATTCTGCCACCGAAATCATAGAGGCTGA